A DNA window from Camelina sativa cultivar DH55 chromosome 17, Cs, whole genome shotgun sequence contains the following coding sequences:
- the LOC104755700 gene encoding uncharacterized protein LOC104755700, producing the protein MGIISSTDPKTETSEPKSQTNEAPSEKLTPSEEQGKDQSSPSEKLGDSSTVWKDPEEGAGGDAEGDEEEEGECGFCLFMKGGGCKDSFVAWEECVESAEKNKEDIVTKCMEVTSLLKKCMDEHSDYYQPILAAEKAAEAEVKKELEAEKKKEEVEKISEEEVAAMKQAQG; encoded by the coding sequence ATGGGAATCATATCATCCACAGATCCAAAGACGGAGACTTCAGAGCCCAAATCTCAAACCAACGAAGCTCCGTCAGAGAAACTGACTCCATCGGAGGAACAAGGGAAAGATCAGTCATCCCCGTCGGAGAAACTTGGAGACTCATCAACTGTCTGGAAAGATCCAGAAGAAGGAGCTGGAGGAGATGCAGagggtgatgaagaagaggaaggagagtGTGGGTTTTGCTTGTTTATGAAAGGAGGAGGCTGCAAAGACTCGTTTGTTGCTTGGGAAGAGTGTGTGGAGTCAGCTGAGAAGAACAAGGAAGATATTGTTACCAAGTGTATGGAAGTCACCTCGTTGCTTAAGAAGTGTATGGATGAACATTCTGATTACTATCAGCCGATTCTTGCTGCTGAGAAAGCTGCTGAAGCAGAGGTGAAGAAAGAGCtcgaagctgagaagaagaaggaagaagtagAGAAGATCTCGGAAGAGGAGGTGGCTGCGATGAAGCAAGCTCAAGGGTGA
- the LOC104755701 gene encoding probable fucosyltransferase 7, with the protein MKMKLMITTILTCLLLWSLMLLSFSNIFKHQLLGATTVNVSSKVSVKPRDKLLGGLLTADFDEDSCLSRYQSSLYRKPSPYNTSQYLVSKLRNYEMLHKRCGPGTDAYKIATKKLGHDHNMNVGDKSVGECKYIVWVAVYGLGNRILTLASVFLYALLTDRIILVDQRKDISDLFCEPFPGTSWLLPLDFPLMGKIDSFDREYSRCHGTMLKNHTINSTTIPSHLYLHLLHDYRDQDQRFFCQKDHSLVDKVPWLVVKSNLYFIPSLWLNPSFQPELIKLFPQKDTVFYHLARYLFHPTNQVWGMVTRSYNAYLSRADEILGIQVRVFSRQTKYFQHVMNQIVACTQREKLLPETAAQEESQVTNTTKPPKLKAVLVTSLNPGYSNNLKNMYWERPTSTGEIVKVYQPSGERFQQTDKKLHDQKALAEMYLLSLTDKLVTSAWSTFGYVAQGLGGLKPWILYTPKKFKTPDPPCGRGVSMEPCFLTPPAHGCGAKKGINTAKIVPFVRYCEDLRHYGLKLVGDTKDEL; encoded by the exons ATGAAGATGAAGCTCATGATAACAACAATCTTGACTTGCTTACTACTTTGGTCGTTGATGTTATTATCCTTCTCCAACATCTTCAAACACCAGCTTCTTGGTGCTACGACAGTCAACG TATCTTCAAAGGTTTCCGTAAAACCGAGGGATAAACTGTTAGGAGGGCTTTTAACGGCTGATTTCGATGAAGATTCTTGTTTGAGTAGGTATCAGTCTTCCTTGTATCGCAAACCTTCGCCTTACAACACTTCTCAATACCTTGTCTCTAAACTTAGAAACTATGAGATGCTTCACAAGCGTTGCGGTCCAGGCACAGATGCTTACAAGATAGCAACAAAGAAGCTTGGTCATGATCATAATATGAATGTTGGAGATAAATCTGTTGGTGAATGCAAATATATTGTGTGGGTTGCTGTTTATGGGCTTGGAAACAGAATACTCACTCTTGCTTCTGTCTTCCTCTATGCTCTCTTGACAGACAGAATCATTCTTGTGGACCAACGCAAGGACATAAGTGATCTCTTCTGTGAGCCTTTTCCTGGTACTTCATGGTTACTCCCTCTTGATTTTCCATTGATGGGTAAGATAGATAGCTTCGACCGGGAATACTCACGTTGTCACGGAACAATGTTGAAGAATCATACCATTAACTCAACTACAATCCCATCGCAtctttatcttcatcttctccatgaTTACAGGGATCAAGACCAGAGATTCTTCTGCCAAAAGGATCATTCTTTAGTCGACAAAGTCCCTTGGCTGGTTGTCAAATCCAATCTTTACTTTATCCCATCTCTATGGTTAAACCCTAGTTTCCAACCCGAACTAATCAAGCTGTTCCCGCAGAAAGATACCGTATTCTACCACTTGGCTCGGTACCTATTTCACCCAACAAACCAAGTTTGGGGTATGGTCACTAGATCCTATAATGCATACTTATCAAGAGCAGACGAGATACTTGGGATTCAAGTAAGGGTCTTCAGCAGACAAACTAAATATTTCCAGCACGTAATGAACCAGATCGTAGCCTGTAcacaaagagagaaacttttACCTGAAACAGCTGCACAAGAAGAATCACAAGtaacaaatacaacaaaaccCCCAAAACTTAAAGCTGTCCTGGTCACATCTCTGAATCCAGGAtactctaacaacctaaagaACATGTATTGGGAACGACCGACTTCAACAGGAGAGATAGTAAAAGTTTATCAGCCAAGTGGAGAAAGGTTTCAGCAAACAGACAAGAAACTTCACGACCAAAAGGCTCTAGCAGAGATGTACCTCCTAAGCTTAACTGATAAGCTTGTCACAAGCGCTTGGTCTACATTTGGATATGTAGCTCAAGGTCTTGGAGGGTTAAAGCCATGGATACTCTACACACCAAAGAAGTTCAAAACTCCTGATCCACCATGTGGTCGTGGTGTGTCCATGGAGCCTTGTTTCCTTACCCCTCCGGCTCATGGATGTGGAGCCAAAAAGGGTATTAACACAGCAAAAATCGTTCCTTTTGTAAGATATTGTGAGGATCTTAGACACTATGGGCTTAAGCTAGTTGGTGATACCAAAGATGAGTTATAG